Proteins encoded by one window of Cydia splendana chromosome 14, ilCydSple1.2, whole genome shotgun sequence:
- the LOC134796654 gene encoding glycogen synthase kinase-3 beta isoform X3 yields the protein MSGRPRTTSFAEGSKSVRKTFDNQPPKPLGGVKISSKDGSKVTTVVATPGQGPDRPQEVSYADMKLIGNGSFGVVYQAKLCDTGELIAIKKVLQDKRFKNRELQIMRRLEHCNIVKLKYFFYSSGEKAAVPAAVSTLLSAMQSIEVTKDEVYLNLVLEYIPETVYKVARHYSKDEQTIPISFIKLYMYQLFRSLAYIHSLGICHRDIKPQNLLLDPKTGVLKLCDFGSAKHLVRGEPNVSYICSRYYRAPELIFGAIDYTTKIDVWSAGCVVAELLLGQPIFPGDSGVDQLVEIIKVLGTPTREQIREMNPNYTEFKFPQIKSHPWAKVFRACTPPDAISLVSRLLEYTPGARLSPLQACAHSFFDELREPAARLPNGRALPPLFNFTEYELNIQPSLNDFLKPRASPAADTPCASHQPELDQDSACDNATASGPSGGSPSAS from the exons GCAAGGACGGCTCAAAGGTGACGACTGTGGTGGCGACGCCGGGGCAAGGCCCCGACCGGCCGCAGGAAGTGAGCTATGCCGACATGAAGCTCATCGGTAACGGCAGCTTCGGCGTCGTCTACCAGGCCAAACTATGTGACACCGGCGAGCTCATTGCCATCAAAAAAGTGCTTCAGGACAAAAGGTTTAAG AATCGAGAACTTCAAATTATGCGACGGCTGGAGCACTGTAATATTGTCAAATTGAAATACTTCTTTTACTCTAGTGGAGAAAAG GCGGCAGTGCCCGCAGCAGTCAGTACGTTGTTAAGCGCAATGCAGTCTATTGAAGTCACA AAGGACGAAGTGTACCTGAACCTGGTGCTGGAGTATATCCCCGAAACTGTGTATAAAGTGGCACGTCATTACTCCAAAGATGAACAAACCATACCCATTAGTTTTATAAAG CTGTACATGTACCAGTTGTTCAGAAGTCTGGCGTACATCCACTCGCTGGGCATCTGCCACCGGGACATCAAGCCACAAAACTTACTCCTGGACCCCAAGACGGGCGTCCTCAAGCTGTGCGACTTCGGCTCGGCGAAGCACCTCGTGCGCGGCGAGCCTAACGTCTCATATATCTGCTCGCGTTACTACCGCGCGCCGGAACTTATTTTCGGCGCTATAGATTATACCACTAAAATCG ATGTGTGGAGCGCGGGTTGCGTAGTAGCAGAGCTGTTACTCGGACAACCCATCTTTCCGGGAGACTCCGGCGTAGACCAACTCGTGGAAATCATCAAG gtcTTAGGCACTCCCACGCGGGAACAGATCAGAGAAATGAACCCGAACTACACAGAATTCAAATTCCCTCAGATCAAGAGTCATCCATGGGCGAAG GTGTTCCGCGCGTGCACGCCGCCGGACGCCATCTCGCTGGTGTCGCGGCTGCTGGAGTACACGCCCGGGGCGCGGCTGTCGCCGCTGCAGGCGTGCGCGCACAGCTTCTTCGACGAGCTGCGCGAGCCCGCCGCGCGCCTGCCCAACGGCCGCGCGCTGCCGCCGCTGTTCAACTTCACGGAGTACGAGCTCAACATCCAGCCCAGCCTCAACGACTTCCTCAAGCCGCGCGCCAGCCCCGCCGCCGACACGCCCTGTGCCAGCCACCAGCCCGAGCTGGACCAGGACTCCGCGT GCGATAATGCGACAGCGAGCGGGCCGAGCGGCGGGTCGCCGAGCGCGTCGTAG
- the LOC134796654 gene encoding glycogen synthase kinase-3 beta isoform X2 yields MSGRPRTTSFAEGSKSVRKTFDNQPPKPLGGVKISSDVETPKKAELATEKKGAASRKDGSKVTTVVATPGQGPDRPQEVSYADMKLIGNGSFGVVYQAKLCDTGELIAIKKVLQDKRFKNRELQIMRRLEHCNIVKLKYFFYSSGEKKDEVYLNLVLEYIPETVYKVARHYSKDEQTIPISFIKLYMYQLFRSLAYIHSLGICHRDIKPQNLLLDPKTGVLKLCDFGSAKHLVRGEPNVSYICSRYYRAPELIFGAIDYTTKIDVWSAGCVVAELLLGQPIFPGDSGVDQLVEIIKVLGTPTREQIREMNPNYTEFKFPQIKSHPWAKVFRACTPPDAISLVSRLLEYTPGARLSPLQACAHSFFDELREPAARLPNGRALPPLFNFTEYELNIQPSLNDFLKPRASPAADTPCASHQPELDQDSACDNATASGPSGGSPSAS; encoded by the exons GCGACGTGGAAACTCCTAAAAAGGCCGAGCTGGCTACGGAAAAGAAGGGCGCTGCGTCGC GCAAGGACGGCTCAAAGGTGACGACTGTGGTGGCGACGCCGGGGCAAGGCCCCGACCGGCCGCAGGAAGTGAGCTATGCCGACATGAAGCTCATCGGTAACGGCAGCTTCGGCGTCGTCTACCAGGCCAAACTATGTGACACCGGCGAGCTCATTGCCATCAAAAAAGTGCTTCAGGACAAAAGGTTTAAG AATCGAGAACTTCAAATTATGCGACGGCTGGAGCACTGTAATATTGTCAAATTGAAATACTTCTTTTACTCTAGTGGAGAAAAG AAGGACGAAGTGTACCTGAACCTGGTGCTGGAGTATATCCCCGAAACTGTGTATAAAGTGGCACGTCATTACTCCAAAGATGAACAAACCATACCCATTAGTTTTATAAAG CTGTACATGTACCAGTTGTTCAGAAGTCTGGCGTACATCCACTCGCTGGGCATCTGCCACCGGGACATCAAGCCACAAAACTTACTCCTGGACCCCAAGACGGGCGTCCTCAAGCTGTGCGACTTCGGCTCGGCGAAGCACCTCGTGCGCGGCGAGCCTAACGTCTCATATATCTGCTCGCGTTACTACCGCGCGCCGGAACTTATTTTCGGCGCTATAGATTATACCACTAAAATCG ATGTGTGGAGCGCGGGTTGCGTAGTAGCAGAGCTGTTACTCGGACAACCCATCTTTCCGGGAGACTCCGGCGTAGACCAACTCGTGGAAATCATCAAG gtcTTAGGCACTCCCACGCGGGAACAGATCAGAGAAATGAACCCGAACTACACAGAATTCAAATTCCCTCAGATCAAGAGTCATCCATGGGCGAAG GTGTTCCGCGCGTGCACGCCGCCGGACGCCATCTCGCTGGTGTCGCGGCTGCTGGAGTACACGCCCGGGGCGCGGCTGTCGCCGCTGCAGGCGTGCGCGCACAGCTTCTTCGACGAGCTGCGCGAGCCCGCCGCGCGCCTGCCCAACGGCCGCGCGCTGCCGCCGCTGTTCAACTTCACGGAGTACGAGCTCAACATCCAGCCCAGCCTCAACGACTTCCTCAAGCCGCGCGCCAGCCCCGCCGCCGACACGCCCTGTGCCAGCCACCAGCCCGAGCTGGACCAGGACTCCGCGT GCGATAATGCGACAGCGAGCGGGCCGAGCGGCGGGTCGCCGAGCGCGTCGTAG
- the LOC134796654 gene encoding glycogen synthase kinase-3 beta isoform X4 yields MLRRRGIYTVNADPDDRPKSSLPLLVKRYGKDGSKVTTVVATPGQGPDRPQEVSYADMKLIGNGSFGVVYQAKLCDTGELIAIKKVLQDKRFKNRELQIMRRLEHCNIVKLKYFFYSSGEKAAVPAAVSTLLSAMQSIEVTKDEVYLNLVLEYIPETVYKVARHYSKDEQTIPISFIKLYMYQLFRSLAYIHSLGICHRDIKPQNLLLDPKTGVLKLCDFGSAKHLVRGEPNVSYICSRYYRAPELIFGAIDYTTKIDVWSAGCVVAELLLGQPIFPGDSGVDQLVEIIKVLGTPTREQIREMNPNYTEFKFPQIKSHPWAKVFRACTPPDAISLVSRLLEYTPGARLSPLQACAHSFFDELREPAARLPNGRALPPLFNFTEYELNIQPSLNDFLKPRASPAADTPCASHQPELDQDSACDNATASGPSGGSPSAS; encoded by the exons ATGTTGCGACGCCGCGGCATATACACTGTGAATGCTGATCCAGATGATCGGCCTAAGTCCTCTTTACCGCTACTAGTTAAAAGATATG GCAAGGACGGCTCAAAGGTGACGACTGTGGTGGCGACGCCGGGGCAAGGCCCCGACCGGCCGCAGGAAGTGAGCTATGCCGACATGAAGCTCATCGGTAACGGCAGCTTCGGCGTCGTCTACCAGGCCAAACTATGTGACACCGGCGAGCTCATTGCCATCAAAAAAGTGCTTCAGGACAAAAGGTTTAAG AATCGAGAACTTCAAATTATGCGACGGCTGGAGCACTGTAATATTGTCAAATTGAAATACTTCTTTTACTCTAGTGGAGAAAAG GCGGCAGTGCCCGCAGCAGTCAGTACGTTGTTAAGCGCAATGCAGTCTATTGAAGTCACA AAGGACGAAGTGTACCTGAACCTGGTGCTGGAGTATATCCCCGAAACTGTGTATAAAGTGGCACGTCATTACTCCAAAGATGAACAAACCATACCCATTAGTTTTATAAAG CTGTACATGTACCAGTTGTTCAGAAGTCTGGCGTACATCCACTCGCTGGGCATCTGCCACCGGGACATCAAGCCACAAAACTTACTCCTGGACCCCAAGACGGGCGTCCTCAAGCTGTGCGACTTCGGCTCGGCGAAGCACCTCGTGCGCGGCGAGCCTAACGTCTCATATATCTGCTCGCGTTACTACCGCGCGCCGGAACTTATTTTCGGCGCTATAGATTATACCACTAAAATCG ATGTGTGGAGCGCGGGTTGCGTAGTAGCAGAGCTGTTACTCGGACAACCCATCTTTCCGGGAGACTCCGGCGTAGACCAACTCGTGGAAATCATCAAG gtcTTAGGCACTCCCACGCGGGAACAGATCAGAGAAATGAACCCGAACTACACAGAATTCAAATTCCCTCAGATCAAGAGTCATCCATGGGCGAAG GTGTTCCGCGCGTGCACGCCGCCGGACGCCATCTCGCTGGTGTCGCGGCTGCTGGAGTACACGCCCGGGGCGCGGCTGTCGCCGCTGCAGGCGTGCGCGCACAGCTTCTTCGACGAGCTGCGCGAGCCCGCCGCGCGCCTGCCCAACGGCCGCGCGCTGCCGCCGCTGTTCAACTTCACGGAGTACGAGCTCAACATCCAGCCCAGCCTCAACGACTTCCTCAAGCCGCGCGCCAGCCCCGCCGCCGACACGCCCTGTGCCAGCCACCAGCCCGAGCTGGACCAGGACTCCGCGT GCGATAATGCGACAGCGAGCGGGCCGAGCGGCGGGTCGCCGAGCGCGTCGTAG
- the LOC134796654 gene encoding glycogen synthase kinase-3 beta isoform X1 yields MSGRPRTTSFAEGSKSVRKTFDNQPPKPLGGVKISSDVETPKKAELATEKKGAASRKDGSKVTTVVATPGQGPDRPQEVSYADMKLIGNGSFGVVYQAKLCDTGELIAIKKVLQDKRFKNRELQIMRRLEHCNIVKLKYFFYSSGEKAAVPAAVSTLLSAMQSIEVTKDEVYLNLVLEYIPETVYKVARHYSKDEQTIPISFIKLYMYQLFRSLAYIHSLGICHRDIKPQNLLLDPKTGVLKLCDFGSAKHLVRGEPNVSYICSRYYRAPELIFGAIDYTTKIDVWSAGCVVAELLLGQPIFPGDSGVDQLVEIIKVLGTPTREQIREMNPNYTEFKFPQIKSHPWAKVFRACTPPDAISLVSRLLEYTPGARLSPLQACAHSFFDELREPAARLPNGRALPPLFNFTEYELNIQPSLNDFLKPRASPAADTPCASHQPELDQDSACDNATASGPSGGSPSAS; encoded by the exons GCGACGTGGAAACTCCTAAAAAGGCCGAGCTGGCTACGGAAAAGAAGGGCGCTGCGTCGC GCAAGGACGGCTCAAAGGTGACGACTGTGGTGGCGACGCCGGGGCAAGGCCCCGACCGGCCGCAGGAAGTGAGCTATGCCGACATGAAGCTCATCGGTAACGGCAGCTTCGGCGTCGTCTACCAGGCCAAACTATGTGACACCGGCGAGCTCATTGCCATCAAAAAAGTGCTTCAGGACAAAAGGTTTAAG AATCGAGAACTTCAAATTATGCGACGGCTGGAGCACTGTAATATTGTCAAATTGAAATACTTCTTTTACTCTAGTGGAGAAAAG GCGGCAGTGCCCGCAGCAGTCAGTACGTTGTTAAGCGCAATGCAGTCTATTGAAGTCACA AAGGACGAAGTGTACCTGAACCTGGTGCTGGAGTATATCCCCGAAACTGTGTATAAAGTGGCACGTCATTACTCCAAAGATGAACAAACCATACCCATTAGTTTTATAAAG CTGTACATGTACCAGTTGTTCAGAAGTCTGGCGTACATCCACTCGCTGGGCATCTGCCACCGGGACATCAAGCCACAAAACTTACTCCTGGACCCCAAGACGGGCGTCCTCAAGCTGTGCGACTTCGGCTCGGCGAAGCACCTCGTGCGCGGCGAGCCTAACGTCTCATATATCTGCTCGCGTTACTACCGCGCGCCGGAACTTATTTTCGGCGCTATAGATTATACCACTAAAATCG ATGTGTGGAGCGCGGGTTGCGTAGTAGCAGAGCTGTTACTCGGACAACCCATCTTTCCGGGAGACTCCGGCGTAGACCAACTCGTGGAAATCATCAAG gtcTTAGGCACTCCCACGCGGGAACAGATCAGAGAAATGAACCCGAACTACACAGAATTCAAATTCCCTCAGATCAAGAGTCATCCATGGGCGAAG GTGTTCCGCGCGTGCACGCCGCCGGACGCCATCTCGCTGGTGTCGCGGCTGCTGGAGTACACGCCCGGGGCGCGGCTGTCGCCGCTGCAGGCGTGCGCGCACAGCTTCTTCGACGAGCTGCGCGAGCCCGCCGCGCGCCTGCCCAACGGCCGCGCGCTGCCGCCGCTGTTCAACTTCACGGAGTACGAGCTCAACATCCAGCCCAGCCTCAACGACTTCCTCAAGCCGCGCGCCAGCCCCGCCGCCGACACGCCCTGTGCCAGCCACCAGCCCGAGCTGGACCAGGACTCCGCGT GCGATAATGCGACAGCGAGCGGGCCGAGCGGCGGGTCGCCGAGCGCGTCGTAG
- the LOC134796654 gene encoding glycogen synthase kinase-3 beta isoform X6, translating to MSGRPRTTSFAEGSKSVRKTFDNQPPKPLGGVKISSKDGSKVTTVVATPGQGPDRPQEVSYADMKLIGNGSFGVVYQAKLCDTGELIAIKKVLQDKRFKNRELQIMRRLEHCNIVKLKYFFYSSGEKKDEVYLNLVLEYIPETVYKVARHYSKDEQTIPISFIKLYMYQLFRSLAYIHSLGICHRDIKPQNLLLDPKTGVLKLCDFGSAKHLVRGEPNVSYICSRYYRAPELIFGAIDYTTKIDVWSAGCVVAELLLGQPIFPGDSGVDQLVEIIKVLGTPTREQIREMNPNYTEFKFPQIKSHPWAKVFRACTPPDAISLVSRLLEYTPGARLSPLQACAHSFFDELREPAARLPNGRALPPLFNFTEYELNIQPSLNDFLKPRASPAADTPCASHQPELDQDSACDNATASGPSGGSPSAS from the exons GCAAGGACGGCTCAAAGGTGACGACTGTGGTGGCGACGCCGGGGCAAGGCCCCGACCGGCCGCAGGAAGTGAGCTATGCCGACATGAAGCTCATCGGTAACGGCAGCTTCGGCGTCGTCTACCAGGCCAAACTATGTGACACCGGCGAGCTCATTGCCATCAAAAAAGTGCTTCAGGACAAAAGGTTTAAG AATCGAGAACTTCAAATTATGCGACGGCTGGAGCACTGTAATATTGTCAAATTGAAATACTTCTTTTACTCTAGTGGAGAAAAG AAGGACGAAGTGTACCTGAACCTGGTGCTGGAGTATATCCCCGAAACTGTGTATAAAGTGGCACGTCATTACTCCAAAGATGAACAAACCATACCCATTAGTTTTATAAAG CTGTACATGTACCAGTTGTTCAGAAGTCTGGCGTACATCCACTCGCTGGGCATCTGCCACCGGGACATCAAGCCACAAAACTTACTCCTGGACCCCAAGACGGGCGTCCTCAAGCTGTGCGACTTCGGCTCGGCGAAGCACCTCGTGCGCGGCGAGCCTAACGTCTCATATATCTGCTCGCGTTACTACCGCGCGCCGGAACTTATTTTCGGCGCTATAGATTATACCACTAAAATCG ATGTGTGGAGCGCGGGTTGCGTAGTAGCAGAGCTGTTACTCGGACAACCCATCTTTCCGGGAGACTCCGGCGTAGACCAACTCGTGGAAATCATCAAG gtcTTAGGCACTCCCACGCGGGAACAGATCAGAGAAATGAACCCGAACTACACAGAATTCAAATTCCCTCAGATCAAGAGTCATCCATGGGCGAAG GTGTTCCGCGCGTGCACGCCGCCGGACGCCATCTCGCTGGTGTCGCGGCTGCTGGAGTACACGCCCGGGGCGCGGCTGTCGCCGCTGCAGGCGTGCGCGCACAGCTTCTTCGACGAGCTGCGCGAGCCCGCCGCGCGCCTGCCCAACGGCCGCGCGCTGCCGCCGCTGTTCAACTTCACGGAGTACGAGCTCAACATCCAGCCCAGCCTCAACGACTTCCTCAAGCCGCGCGCCAGCCCCGCCGCCGACACGCCCTGTGCCAGCCACCAGCCCGAGCTGGACCAGGACTCCGCGT GCGATAATGCGACAGCGAGCGGGCCGAGCGGCGGGTCGCCGAGCGCGTCGTAG
- the LOC134796654 gene encoding glycogen synthase kinase-3 beta isoform X8, which yields MKLIGNGSFGVVYQAKLCDTGELIAIKKVLQDKRFKNRELQIMRRLEHCNIVKLKYFFYSSGEKAAVPAAVSTLLSAMQSIEVTKDEVYLNLVLEYIPETVYKVARHYSKDEQTIPISFIKLYMYQLFRSLAYIHSLGICHRDIKPQNLLLDPKTGVLKLCDFGSAKHLVRGEPNVSYICSRYYRAPELIFGAIDYTTKIDVWSAGCVVAELLLGQPIFPGDSGVDQLVEIIKVLGTPTREQIREMNPNYTEFKFPQIKSHPWAKVFRACTPPDAISLVSRLLEYTPGARLSPLQACAHSFFDELREPAARLPNGRALPPLFNFTEYELNIQPSLNDFLKPRASPAADTPCASHQPELDQDSACDNATASGPSGGSPSAS from the exons ATGAAGCTCATCGGTAACGGCAGCTTCGGCGTCGTCTACCAGGCCAAACTATGTGACACCGGCGAGCTCATTGCCATCAAAAAAGTGCTTCAGGACAAAAGGTTTAAG AATCGAGAACTTCAAATTATGCGACGGCTGGAGCACTGTAATATTGTCAAATTGAAATACTTCTTTTACTCTAGTGGAGAAAAG GCGGCAGTGCCCGCAGCAGTCAGTACGTTGTTAAGCGCAATGCAGTCTATTGAAGTCACA AAGGACGAAGTGTACCTGAACCTGGTGCTGGAGTATATCCCCGAAACTGTGTATAAAGTGGCACGTCATTACTCCAAAGATGAACAAACCATACCCATTAGTTTTATAAAG CTGTACATGTACCAGTTGTTCAGAAGTCTGGCGTACATCCACTCGCTGGGCATCTGCCACCGGGACATCAAGCCACAAAACTTACTCCTGGACCCCAAGACGGGCGTCCTCAAGCTGTGCGACTTCGGCTCGGCGAAGCACCTCGTGCGCGGCGAGCCTAACGTCTCATATATCTGCTCGCGTTACTACCGCGCGCCGGAACTTATTTTCGGCGCTATAGATTATACCACTAAAATCG ATGTGTGGAGCGCGGGTTGCGTAGTAGCAGAGCTGTTACTCGGACAACCCATCTTTCCGGGAGACTCCGGCGTAGACCAACTCGTGGAAATCATCAAG gtcTTAGGCACTCCCACGCGGGAACAGATCAGAGAAATGAACCCGAACTACACAGAATTCAAATTCCCTCAGATCAAGAGTCATCCATGGGCGAAG GTGTTCCGCGCGTGCACGCCGCCGGACGCCATCTCGCTGGTGTCGCGGCTGCTGGAGTACACGCCCGGGGCGCGGCTGTCGCCGCTGCAGGCGTGCGCGCACAGCTTCTTCGACGAGCTGCGCGAGCCCGCCGCGCGCCTGCCCAACGGCCGCGCGCTGCCGCCGCTGTTCAACTTCACGGAGTACGAGCTCAACATCCAGCCCAGCCTCAACGACTTCCTCAAGCCGCGCGCCAGCCCCGCCGCCGACACGCCCTGTGCCAGCCACCAGCCCGAGCTGGACCAGGACTCCGCGT GCGATAATGCGACAGCGAGCGGGCCGAGCGGCGGGTCGCCGAGCGCGTCGTAG
- the LOC134796654 gene encoding glycogen synthase kinase-3 beta isoform X5 — protein MMYNTWMRAMPINYSGIMESIGKDGSKVTTVVATPGQGPDRPQEVSYADMKLIGNGSFGVVYQAKLCDTGELIAIKKVLQDKRFKNRELQIMRRLEHCNIVKLKYFFYSSGEKAAVPAAVSTLLSAMQSIEVTKDEVYLNLVLEYIPETVYKVARHYSKDEQTIPISFIKLYMYQLFRSLAYIHSLGICHRDIKPQNLLLDPKTGVLKLCDFGSAKHLVRGEPNVSYICSRYYRAPELIFGAIDYTTKIDVWSAGCVVAELLLGQPIFPGDSGVDQLVEIIKVLGTPTREQIREMNPNYTEFKFPQIKSHPWAKVFRACTPPDAISLVSRLLEYTPGARLSPLQACAHSFFDELREPAARLPNGRALPPLFNFTEYELNIQPSLNDFLKPRASPAADTPCASHQPELDQDSACDNATASGPSGGSPSAS, from the exons atgatgtaTAATACATGGATGCGAGCGATGCCTATAAATTATTCTGGTATAATGGAATCAATTG GCAAGGACGGCTCAAAGGTGACGACTGTGGTGGCGACGCCGGGGCAAGGCCCCGACCGGCCGCAGGAAGTGAGCTATGCCGACATGAAGCTCATCGGTAACGGCAGCTTCGGCGTCGTCTACCAGGCCAAACTATGTGACACCGGCGAGCTCATTGCCATCAAAAAAGTGCTTCAGGACAAAAGGTTTAAG AATCGAGAACTTCAAATTATGCGACGGCTGGAGCACTGTAATATTGTCAAATTGAAATACTTCTTTTACTCTAGTGGAGAAAAG GCGGCAGTGCCCGCAGCAGTCAGTACGTTGTTAAGCGCAATGCAGTCTATTGAAGTCACA AAGGACGAAGTGTACCTGAACCTGGTGCTGGAGTATATCCCCGAAACTGTGTATAAAGTGGCACGTCATTACTCCAAAGATGAACAAACCATACCCATTAGTTTTATAAAG CTGTACATGTACCAGTTGTTCAGAAGTCTGGCGTACATCCACTCGCTGGGCATCTGCCACCGGGACATCAAGCCACAAAACTTACTCCTGGACCCCAAGACGGGCGTCCTCAAGCTGTGCGACTTCGGCTCGGCGAAGCACCTCGTGCGCGGCGAGCCTAACGTCTCATATATCTGCTCGCGTTACTACCGCGCGCCGGAACTTATTTTCGGCGCTATAGATTATACCACTAAAATCG ATGTGTGGAGCGCGGGTTGCGTAGTAGCAGAGCTGTTACTCGGACAACCCATCTTTCCGGGAGACTCCGGCGTAGACCAACTCGTGGAAATCATCAAG gtcTTAGGCACTCCCACGCGGGAACAGATCAGAGAAATGAACCCGAACTACACAGAATTCAAATTCCCTCAGATCAAGAGTCATCCATGGGCGAAG GTGTTCCGCGCGTGCACGCCGCCGGACGCCATCTCGCTGGTGTCGCGGCTGCTGGAGTACACGCCCGGGGCGCGGCTGTCGCCGCTGCAGGCGTGCGCGCACAGCTTCTTCGACGAGCTGCGCGAGCCCGCCGCGCGCCTGCCCAACGGCCGCGCGCTGCCGCCGCTGTTCAACTTCACGGAGTACGAGCTCAACATCCAGCCCAGCCTCAACGACTTCCTCAAGCCGCGCGCCAGCCCCGCCGCCGACACGCCCTGTGCCAGCCACCAGCCCGAGCTGGACCAGGACTCCGCGT GCGATAATGCGACAGCGAGCGGGCCGAGCGGCGGGTCGCCGAGCGCGTCGTAG
- the LOC134796654 gene encoding glycogen synthase kinase-3 beta isoform X7 — protein MSGRPRTTSFAEGSKSVRKTFDNQPPKPLGGVKISSDVETPKKAELATEKKGAASRKDGSKVTTVVATPGQGPDRPQEVSYADMKLIGNGSFGVVYQAKLCDTGELIAIKKVLQDKRFKNRELQIMRRLEHCNIVKLKYFFYSSGEKAAVPAAVSTLLSAMQSIEVTKDEVYLNLVLEYIPETVYKVARHYSKDEQTIPISFIKLYMYQLFRSLAYIHSLGICHRDIKPQNLLLDPKTGVLKLCDFGSAKHLVRGEPNVSYICSRYYRAPELIFGAIDYTTKIDVWSAGCVVAELLLGQPIFPGDSGVDQLVEIIKVLGTPTREQIREMNPNYTEFKFPQIKSHPWAKYMLERMTMPKNLTDHQRLRVRHCSLLSAIIRYITKAPWQ, from the exons GCGACGTGGAAACTCCTAAAAAGGCCGAGCTGGCTACGGAAAAGAAGGGCGCTGCGTCGC GCAAGGACGGCTCAAAGGTGACGACTGTGGTGGCGACGCCGGGGCAAGGCCCCGACCGGCCGCAGGAAGTGAGCTATGCCGACATGAAGCTCATCGGTAACGGCAGCTTCGGCGTCGTCTACCAGGCCAAACTATGTGACACCGGCGAGCTCATTGCCATCAAAAAAGTGCTTCAGGACAAAAGGTTTAAG AATCGAGAACTTCAAATTATGCGACGGCTGGAGCACTGTAATATTGTCAAATTGAAATACTTCTTTTACTCTAGTGGAGAAAAG GCGGCAGTGCCCGCAGCAGTCAGTACGTTGTTAAGCGCAATGCAGTCTATTGAAGTCACA AAGGACGAAGTGTACCTGAACCTGGTGCTGGAGTATATCCCCGAAACTGTGTATAAAGTGGCACGTCATTACTCCAAAGATGAACAAACCATACCCATTAGTTTTATAAAG CTGTACATGTACCAGTTGTTCAGAAGTCTGGCGTACATCCACTCGCTGGGCATCTGCCACCGGGACATCAAGCCACAAAACTTACTCCTGGACCCCAAGACGGGCGTCCTCAAGCTGTGCGACTTCGGCTCGGCGAAGCACCTCGTGCGCGGCGAGCCTAACGTCTCATATATCTGCTCGCGTTACTACCGCGCGCCGGAACTTATTTTCGGCGCTATAGATTATACCACTAAAATCG ATGTGTGGAGCGCGGGTTGCGTAGTAGCAGAGCTGTTACTCGGACAACCCATCTTTCCGGGAGACTCCGGCGTAGACCAACTCGTGGAAATCATCAAG gtcTTAGGCACTCCCACGCGGGAACAGATCAGAGAAATGAACCCGAACTACACAGAATTCAAATTCCCTCAGATCAAGAGTCATCCATGGGCGAAG TATATGTTGGAGCGAATGACCATGCCCAAGAATCTCACTGACCACCAGCGGCTTCGAGTAAGACACTGCTCGTTGCTAAGTGCCATCATTCGATACATTACTAAAGCGCCTTGGCAATGA